One genomic region from Streptomyces venezuelae encodes:
- a CDS encoding ABC transporter substrate-binding protein, with the protein MRFGARLALAVTALAALATACGVPQDSGSPSHPAVDCGPYARYGKHPGAEVTVYAENRDREADLFEETWADFAYCTGIDVQYEGDGEFETQIQLRVDGGSAPDVAFFPQPGLLERFARAGKLKPASAGVVALAKQGWSADWNSYATVDGTLYGTPLVANVKSFVWYSPKFFRDRGLSVPRTWSELMAVTEKVAASGVKPWCAGVESAEATGWPVTDWIEDVLLRQQGTDVYDRWVAHKIPFNDPRVIKAMDTVGSILKNDRYANGGFGPARSMASISFQEAGTPVLSGDCAMHRQASFYADMWPKGTEIGPDKDVYAFLLPGADPADRPVLGGGVFTAVFADRPEVRAFQEYLASADFANARMKKGPFVSANRGVDPANAATPVDRLSIRLLQDPGTQFRFDGSDLMPASVGAGTFWKGAVDWIGGASTRQVADSVERSWPSH; encoded by the coding sequence ATGAGGTTCGGCGCGAGGCTCGCGCTCGCCGTCACCGCCCTCGCCGCCCTTGCCACCGCCTGCGGTGTTCCCCAGGACAGTGGTTCGCCGTCGCACCCCGCCGTGGACTGTGGGCCGTACGCCAGGTACGGCAAGCACCCCGGCGCCGAGGTCACCGTCTACGCGGAGAACCGGGACCGGGAGGCCGACCTGTTCGAAGAGACCTGGGCGGACTTCGCGTACTGCACGGGAATCGACGTCCAGTACGAGGGGGACGGGGAGTTCGAGACTCAGATCCAGCTCCGGGTCGACGGCGGGAGCGCGCCGGACGTGGCGTTCTTCCCCCAGCCCGGGCTCCTGGAACGCTTCGCGCGGGCGGGGAAGCTCAAACCCGCGAGCGCCGGGGTCGTGGCCCTCGCGAAGCAGGGCTGGTCGGCCGACTGGAACAGCTACGCGACCGTGGACGGCACCCTCTACGGCACGCCGCTGGTCGCGAACGTGAAGTCGTTCGTCTGGTACTCGCCGAAGTTCTTCCGTGACAGGGGACTGAGCGTTCCCCGCACGTGGTCCGAGCTGATGGCCGTGACGGAGAAGGTCGCGGCGTCGGGCGTCAAGCCGTGGTGCGCGGGCGTCGAGTCCGCCGAGGCGACCGGCTGGCCCGTGACGGACTGGATCGAGGACGTCCTGCTGCGCCAGCAGGGCACGGACGTCTACGACCGATGGGTCGCTCACAAGATCCCGTTCAACGACCCGCGCGTGATCAAGGCCATGGACACCGTCGGGTCCATCCTCAAGAACGACCGGTACGCCAACGGCGGTTTCGGTCCGGCCCGTTCGATGGCGTCGATCTCCTTCCAGGAGGCCGGCACACCGGTTCTCTCCGGCGACTGCGCGATGCACCGCCAGGCCTCGTTCTACGCCGACATGTGGCCGAAGGGCACCGAGATCGGACCGGACAAGGACGTCTACGCCTTCCTCCTGCCGGGGGCCGACCCGGCCGACCGGCCCGTACTGGGCGGCGGGGTGTTCACCGCGGTGTTCGCCGACCGTCCCGAAGTGCGGGCGTTCCAGGAGTATCTGGCCTCCGCGGACTTCGCGAACGCGCGTATGAAGAAGGGCCCGTTCGTCTCGGCGAACAGGGGCGTGGATCCGGCGAACGCCGCGACCCCGGTCGACAGACTCTCGATCCGGCTGCTCCAGGACCCCGGCACACAGTTCAGGTTCGACGGTTCGGACCTGATGCCCGCGTCGGTCGGCGCCGGCACGTTCTGGAAGGGAGCCGTCGACTGGATCGGCGGCGCGAGCACCCGACAGGTCGCCGACTCCGTCGAACGGTCCTGGCCGAGCCACTGA
- a CDS encoding alpha/beta fold hydrolase, with translation MPRHARPTVVLVHGAFADASSFARVIPELAAAGMDVVAPAVPNRGLVDDAAYIASVIRAVEGPVILVGHSYGGAVITLAGTEDNVRALVYLAGYALEEGESLGELQGRFPDSGLADALVHTPFPVAGSTETGIDVSVETEKFPALFAADVDPGLAAVLAVSQRPLAARAFSEAAPVAAWRTKPSWGLVASSDRTINPDVERFGYERAGMTTVEVDSSHLVMLARPKAVAELIQDAARATAH, from the coding sequence ATGCCCCGACACGCCCGCCCCACCGTCGTCCTGGTCCACGGCGCCTTCGCCGACGCCTCCAGCTTCGCCCGCGTCATCCCCGAACTGGCCGCCGCCGGGATGGACGTGGTGGCCCCGGCCGTGCCCAACCGCGGCCTCGTCGACGACGCCGCGTACATCGCCTCGGTGATCCGCGCCGTCGAAGGCCCCGTGATCCTCGTCGGGCACTCCTACGGCGGTGCCGTCATCACCCTCGCCGGCACGGAGGACAACGTCCGCGCACTGGTGTACCTCGCGGGATACGCGCTGGAGGAGGGCGAGAGCCTGGGCGAGCTGCAGGGCCGCTTCCCCGACTCCGGTCTCGCCGACGCGCTCGTCCACACCCCGTTCCCGGTGGCCGGCTCCACCGAGACGGGCATCGACGTCTCGGTGGAGACCGAGAAGTTCCCCGCCCTCTTCGCGGCGGACGTCGACCCCGGCCTCGCCGCGGTGCTCGCCGTCTCCCAGCGCCCCCTGGCCGCACGTGCCTTCTCGGAGGCGGCGCCCGTCGCGGCGTGGAGGACCAAGCCCTCGTGGGGCCTCGTCGCCTCCTCCGACCGCACGATCAACCCCGATGTGGAGCGCTTCGGGTACGAGCGCGCCGGCATGACCACCGTCGAGGTCGACTCCTCCCATCTGGTCATGCTCGCCCGGCCCAAGGCCGTGGCGGAGCTGATCCAGGACGCGGCCCGGGCCACCGCCCACTGA
- a CDS encoding GNAT family N-acetyltransferase produces MEPQVTDRPEKSRYEILAGDDGTETAGFAEYHLSEGEIAFIHTEIDSRFAGRGLGGLLARAVLDDARTRGLRVLPYCPFIRGWIGKHPEYTGLVPEARRARFGL; encoded by the coding sequence ATGGAACCGCAGGTGACGGACCGGCCCGAGAAGTCCCGGTACGAGATCCTCGCCGGCGACGACGGCACCGAGACCGCGGGCTTCGCCGAGTACCACCTCTCGGAGGGCGAGATCGCCTTCATCCACACCGAGATCGACAGCCGGTTCGCCGGCCGGGGCCTGGGCGGGCTGCTCGCCCGCGCGGTCCTCGACGACGCCCGGACCCGAGGGCTGCGTGTCCTGCCGTACTGCCCCTTCATCCGGGGCTGGATCGGCAAGCACCCCGAATACACCGGCCTGGTGCCCGAGGCGAGGCGTGCCCGCTTCGGCCTGTGA
- a CDS encoding GPR1/FUN34/YaaH family transporter, translating to MSAASPAADGGDTPPALPDAPPGRRFEPDLRSMTRINLRPIASPMPLGFFTIAIASVMTGCLQLGIFDETARSAVAFTVLPAFVLQILVSFLAFGARDVIAATLMAVFAGSWLPYSLIMLSGAADGLQVLGVFNLALLCFGALMTAVTRPKRALWLVLAVSLPRWAATGLAGITGAEWLTRTSGALGLVVALVAMYTAFALMLEDMRSEQVLPIGRSGPAHLAVEGDLSVQLRNLERQAGVRRTL from the coding sequence ATGTCCGCAGCCTCCCCCGCCGCCGACGGCGGCGACACCCCGCCGGCCTTGCCGGACGCGCCCCCGGGACGCCGTTTCGAACCGGACCTCCGGTCGATGACACGGATCAACCTGCGTCCCATCGCCTCACCCATGCCGCTCGGCTTCTTCACGATAGCCATCGCCTCCGTGATGACGGGCTGCCTGCAGCTGGGGATCTTCGACGAGACGGCCCGCAGCGCCGTCGCCTTCACCGTGCTGCCGGCCTTCGTCCTCCAAATCCTGGTGAGCTTCCTGGCCTTCGGCGCCCGTGACGTGATCGCGGCGACGCTGATGGCGGTCTTCGCCGGCAGCTGGCTGCCCTACTCGCTCATCATGCTCAGCGGCGCGGCCGACGGCCTTCAGGTCCTCGGCGTGTTCAACCTGGCGCTCCTCTGTTTCGGGGCCCTGATGACCGCCGTGACCCGGCCCAAGCGCGCACTGTGGCTCGTCCTCGCGGTCTCCCTGCCCCGCTGGGCGGCCACGGGCCTCGCGGGTATCACCGGCGCCGAATGGTTGACGCGCACATCCGGCGCGCTCGGCCTCGTGGTGGCGCTCGTCGCGATGTACACGGCGTTCGCCCTGATGCTCGAGGACATGCGCAGCGAGCAGGTCCTGCCCATCGGCCGCAGCGGCCCCGCCCACCTCGCCGTGGAAGGCGACCTGTCCGTCCAACTCCGCAACCTGGAACGCCAGGCGGGCGTACGCCGCACGCTGTGA
- a CDS encoding amidohydrolase yields the protein MTGPSTSMPVAGLVPAPRREQEQADLLVRNAKVFTGDPDRPEARAVAIRDGRVAALGDDHDVAHLVGPGTKVVDALGRRVIPGLNDSHLHVIRGGLNYVLELRWDGVRSLRHALAMLREQAGRTPKGQWIRVVGGWTAEQFAERRMPTVAELNAAAPDTPVFVLHLYQSALMNRAAVQAAGFTRDTPDPRGGQIVRGRDGEPNGVLLAAPSALILYSTLAKAPALDEADKRTSTRHFLRELNRFGLTSAVDAAGGFQNFPDNYATVADLARSGELTLRIAYHLFPQTAGQELADLKRWTEMVKPGDGDEWLRLNGAGENLTWAAADFENFSEPRPELAAGYETEFESAVRLLLENGWGFRLHATYDETIRRDLAVFEKLAAEGLFPGGNRWLFDHAETVSGDSLDRIAALGGAVSVQNRMSFQGAAFLDRYGAEAAAHTPPVRAMLDRGLTVAAGTDATRVSSYNPWVSLHWLVTGRTVGGTALYPAGNLTDRETALGLYTRGGAELTGEQDVKGTLREGCYGDLAVLSDDYLTVPEAVIPDIESVLTVVGGRIVYATAEYEGLDEAVPPVSPYWSPVAHFGGYRSGAQQAVSVAEAVAESEQHRRWRVARGAVPDTAPSFVDPCFEH from the coding sequence ATGACCGGCCCGTCGACGAGCATGCCGGTGGCGGGCCTCGTCCCCGCCCCGCGCCGGGAGCAGGAGCAGGCCGACCTCCTCGTCCGCAACGCCAAGGTCTTCACCGGTGACCCCGACCGGCCCGAGGCCCGCGCCGTCGCGATCCGCGACGGCAGGGTCGCGGCCCTCGGCGACGACCACGACGTCGCCCACCTCGTCGGGCCGGGAACGAAGGTCGTCGACGCCCTCGGCCGCCGGGTGATCCCCGGCCTCAACGACTCGCACCTGCACGTCATCCGGGGCGGCCTGAACTACGTCCTGGAGCTGCGCTGGGACGGGGTGCGCAGCCTCCGCCACGCTCTTGCCATGCTGCGGGAGCAGGCCGGCCGTACGCCCAAGGGGCAGTGGATCCGGGTGGTGGGCGGCTGGACCGCCGAGCAGTTCGCCGAGCGCAGGATGCCGACCGTCGCGGAGCTGAACGCCGCCGCTCCCGACACCCCGGTCTTCGTCCTGCACCTGTACCAGTCGGCGCTGATGAACCGGGCCGCGGTGCAGGCGGCCGGATTCACCCGCGACACCCCGGATCCCCGCGGCGGGCAGATCGTCCGGGGCCGGGACGGCGAACCCAACGGCGTGCTCCTCGCGGCGCCGAGCGCCCTCATCCTGTACTCGACCCTGGCCAAGGCGCCGGCTCTCGACGAGGCGGACAAGCGGACGTCGACGCGCCACTTCCTGCGCGAACTGAACCGTTTCGGACTGACGTCCGCGGTCGACGCCGCCGGCGGCTTCCAGAACTTCCCCGACAACTACGCCACGGTCGCCGACCTCGCCCGGTCGGGGGAGCTGACGCTCCGTATCGCCTACCACCTCTTTCCGCAGACGGCCGGTCAGGAGCTCGCCGACCTGAAGCGCTGGACCGAGATGGTCAAGCCCGGGGACGGGGACGAGTGGCTCCGGCTCAACGGCGCGGGAGAGAACCTGACGTGGGCCGCCGCCGACTTCGAGAACTTCTCGGAACCCCGGCCCGAACTCGCCGCCGGCTACGAGACCGAATTCGAGAGCGCCGTACGGCTGCTGCTCGAGAACGGCTGGGGCTTCCGGCTCCACGCGACCTACGACGAGACGATCCGCCGTGACCTGGCCGTCTTCGAGAAGCTCGCGGCCGAAGGGCTCTTCCCCGGCGGCAACCGCTGGCTCTTCGACCACGCGGAGACGGTCTCGGGCGACAGCCTGGACCGGATCGCGGCCCTCGGCGGCGCCGTGTCCGTGCAGAACCGGATGTCCTTCCAGGGCGCCGCGTTCCTCGACCGCTACGGCGCCGAGGCCGCCGCCCACACCCCGCCGGTCCGGGCCATGCTCGACCGGGGCCTGACCGTCGCCGCCGGAACCGACGCCACCCGCGTCTCCTCGTACAACCCGTGGGTCTCGCTCCACTGGCTGGTCACCGGGCGCACCGTCGGCGGCACGGCCCTCTACCCGGCCGGCAACCTGACCGACCGGGAGACCGCCCTCGGCCTCTACACCCGAGGCGGGGCGGAGCTCACCGGCGAACAGGACGTCAAGGGCACTCTGCGGGAGGGGTGTTACGGCGACCTCGCGGTCCTGTCGGACGACTACCTCACCGTGCCCGAGGCCGTCATCCCCGACATCGAGTCCGTCCTCACCGTCGTCGGCGGCCGCATCGTCTACGCGACCGCCGAGTACGAGGGCCTCGACGAGGCGGTTCCTCCGGTGAGCCCCTACTGGAGCCCGGTGGCCCACTTCGGCGGTTACCGGAGCGGTGCGCAGCAGGCGGTGTCCGTGGCCGAGGCCGTGGCCGAGTCCGAGCAGCACCGCCGCTGGCGCGTCGCCCGCGGCGCCGTCCCCGACACGGCGCCGTCCTTCGTCGACCCCTGCTTCGAGCACTGA
- a CDS encoding alpha/beta hydrolase, with product MKNRPILEPAAQAFADATAQPPYLYQIPVAEGRKAVDGVQSGEGVPLPEVDEEWITVHGGPTGDVRARIVRPRGATGPLPVVLYIHGAGWVFGNAHTHDRLVRELAVGARAAVVFPEYDLSPEARYPVAIEQNYSVVQWIAREGHHKELDGTRIAVAGDSVGGNMTAALTLMAKQRGDVTLVQQVLFYPVTDASFDTDSYHAFAEGYFLRRDAMKWFWDQYTTEEAERAQITASPLRATTEQLTGLPPALVVTAEADVLRDEGEAYAAKLRAAGVPVTALRVQGTIHDFVMLNALRETQAAELAIGLATDTLRKALA from the coding sequence ATGAAGAACCGTCCGATCCTCGAACCCGCCGCCCAGGCCTTCGCCGACGCCACCGCCCAGCCGCCGTACCTCTACCAGATCCCCGTCGCCGAAGGCCGCAAGGCCGTGGACGGTGTCCAGAGCGGTGAGGGCGTCCCGCTGCCCGAGGTCGACGAGGAGTGGATCACCGTCCACGGCGGCCCGACCGGCGACGTCCGCGCCCGGATCGTCCGCCCCCGCGGCGCCACCGGCCCGCTTCCCGTCGTCCTCTACATCCACGGCGCGGGCTGGGTCTTCGGCAACGCCCACACCCACGACCGGCTCGTCCGCGAACTCGCCGTCGGCGCCCGGGCGGCCGTCGTCTTCCCCGAGTACGACCTCTCGCCCGAGGCCCGCTACCCCGTCGCGATCGAGCAGAACTACAGCGTCGTCCAGTGGATCGCCCGCGAGGGCCACCACAAGGAGCTCGACGGCACGCGGATCGCCGTCGCGGGCGACTCCGTCGGCGGCAACATGACCGCCGCCCTCACCCTCATGGCCAAGCAGCGCGGCGACGTCACGCTCGTCCAGCAGGTCCTCTTCTACCCGGTCACCGACGCGAGCTTCGACACGGACTCGTACCACGCCTTCGCCGAGGGCTACTTCCTGCGCCGCGACGCCATGAAGTGGTTCTGGGACCAGTACACGACCGAGGAGGCCGAGCGCGCCCAGATCACCGCCTCACCCCTGCGCGCCACCACCGAGCAGCTGACCGGCCTGCCGCCCGCCCTGGTCGTCACCGCCGAGGCCGACGTCCTGCGCGACGAGGGCGAGGCGTACGCGGCGAAGCTCCGCGCCGCCGGAGTCCCCGTCACCGCCCTGCGCGTCCAGGGAACCATCCACGACTTCGTCATGCTGAACGCACTGCGCGAGACGCAGGCCGCCGAACTCGCCATCGGTCTCGCCACCGACACCCTGCGCAAGGCCCTCGCATGA
- a CDS encoding dihydrolipoyl dehydrogenase family protein, translated as MDTYDVVVVGGGPAGEVAADRAVRSGLTAVVVEAEAVGGECSYRACVPSKALLRPGAARAAALSVDGSRQAVTAALDPARVLARRDRFTGRGDDTGQADWLDGAGIALVRGHGRLAGERRVEVTGADGTVRTLRARHAVVVSTGTEPALPPVEGIDRIGVWTNRQATTAEAVPDRLVVIGGGVVACEMATAWSSLGASVTLLVRDQALLTGWEPCAGEEVTRGLSDLGVTIRFGVSAVRVARDADTRTVTVNTDDGIGLVCDEVLVAVGRRPRTADLGLDSVGLPSGDRLPVDDTCRVTGVEGAWLYAVGDVNHRAPLTHMAKYQARACAAAIAERAAGRPAVTGGLQPWSAEADHIAVPQAVFTRPEVASVGLTERAAREAGLAVRAVEYRIDDVAGAALHADDYRGLAKLVVDETRGVVVGCTLTGPMATELVHTATVAIVGEVPLDRLWHAVPAFPTVGEVWLRLLEAYGL; from the coding sequence ATGGACACGTACGACGTCGTCGTGGTCGGCGGCGGTCCGGCCGGCGAGGTCGCCGCCGACCGGGCCGTCCGGTCGGGGCTGACCGCCGTCGTCGTCGAGGCCGAGGCGGTCGGCGGCGAGTGCTCCTACCGTGCCTGCGTGCCGAGCAAGGCCCTGCTGCGACCCGGCGCCGCCCGAGCGGCGGCCCTGTCGGTCGACGGGAGCCGGCAGGCGGTCACCGCGGCACTCGACCCGGCGCGCGTCCTGGCCCGGCGTGACCGCTTCACCGGCCGCGGTGACGACACCGGCCAAGCGGACTGGCTCGACGGCGCGGGCATCGCGCTCGTACGGGGGCACGGGCGGCTCGCCGGCGAGCGCCGGGTGGAGGTGACCGGGGCCGACGGCACGGTCCGTACCCTGCGGGCCCGGCACGCGGTCGTGGTCTCGACCGGCACCGAGCCCGCCCTTCCGCCGGTCGAAGGGATCGACCGGATCGGTGTGTGGACCAACCGGCAGGCCACCACGGCCGAGGCGGTGCCCGATCGGCTCGTCGTCATCGGCGGGGGAGTGGTGGCCTGCGAGATGGCCACCGCGTGGAGCTCGCTCGGCGCCTCCGTCACTCTGCTGGTCCGTGACCAGGCCCTGCTGACCGGCTGGGAGCCGTGCGCCGGAGAGGAGGTCACCCGGGGGCTGAGCGATCTGGGCGTCACGATCCGCTTCGGGGTGTCGGCCGTCCGGGTCGCCCGCGACGCCGACACCCGCACGGTGACCGTGAACACGGACGACGGCATCGGCCTCGTCTGCGACGAGGTCCTCGTCGCCGTCGGCCGCCGCCCGCGCACCGCGGACCTCGGCCTGGACTCCGTCGGACTGCCGTCAGGGGACCGGCTCCCGGTCGACGACACCTGTCGGGTCACCGGGGTCGAGGGCGCATGGCTCTACGCCGTCGGCGACGTGAATCACCGTGCGCCGCTGACCCACATGGCCAAGTACCAGGCCCGCGCCTGCGCGGCGGCGATCGCCGAGCGGGCAGCGGGTCGCCCGGCCGTCACCGGCGGCCTGCAGCCGTGGAGCGCGGAGGCCGACCACATCGCCGTCCCCCAGGCCGTCTTCACCCGTCCCGAGGTCGCGAGCGTCGGTCTCACGGAACGCGCGGCACGCGAAGCGGGTCTCGCGGTACGCGCGGTGGAGTACCGCATCGACGACGTCGCCGGCGCCGCGCTCCACGCGGACGACTACCGCGGCCTCGCCAAGCTCGTCGTCGACGAGACGCGGGGAGTCGTCGTCGGCTGCACGCTCACCGGCCCGATGGCGACCGAACTCGTCCACACCGCCACCGTGGCCATCGTGGGCGAGGTCCCCCTGGACCGCTTGTGGCACGCCGTGCCCGCCTTCCCGACGGTCGGCGAGGTGTGGCTCCGGCTCCTGGAGGCCTACGGCCTCTGA
- a CDS encoding Dps family protein, translating to MDTLTTSHGGGQPLLHQKGAETQAFGTLKQVPIGLGHDTRMYACQRLNRVLADTQILYSLYKKHHWLMRGATFYALHLMLDKHAEAQLAIVDALAERVQSLGGVAVGDPRHVAELTAIPRPPDGVEPVPVMLSRLLDAHERILIDARDAAARLSGEGDEGSADLLVSDVIRTGEAQVWFLAEHLVDTPLVRG from the coding sequence ATGGACACCCTCACGACCTCGCACGGCGGCGGCCAGCCTCTGCTGCACCAGAAGGGCGCCGAGACCCAGGCGTTCGGCACGCTCAAGCAGGTGCCGATCGGCCTCGGCCACGACACCCGCATGTACGCCTGCCAGCGGCTGAACCGCGTCCTCGCCGACACGCAGATTCTCTACTCCCTCTACAAGAAGCACCACTGGCTCATGCGAGGGGCGACCTTCTACGCGCTCCACCTGATGCTGGACAAGCACGCGGAGGCCCAACTGGCCATCGTGGACGCGCTGGCCGAGCGGGTTCAGAGCCTCGGCGGCGTCGCCGTCGGGGACCCGCGCCACGTCGCGGAACTCACGGCGATCCCCCGTCCGCCGGACGGCGTCGAGCCGGTGCCCGTCATGCTGTCGCGGCTCCTCGACGCGCACGAGCGGATCCTGATCGACGCTCGGGACGCCGCCGCCCGGCTCTCAGGGGAGGGCGACGAGGGCAGCGCCGACCTGCTCGTCTCCGATGTCATCCGCACCGGCGAGGCGCAGGTGTGGTTCCTCGCCGAGCACCTCGTGGACACCCCTCTGGTGCGCGGCTGA
- a CDS encoding DoxX family membrane protein, with translation MDTGLLILRLLVGLLVAGHGVQKISSHLGGKGLGGGTEEFRADGFRGGALTALAAGGGQIGSGLLLAAGLLTPLAATGAIGVMTVALTVKWRHGLWVQNDGYEYPLVLIGTAAALAATGPGAWSLDAALGLTPYPLWWAAVALVAGLGSGLLTRLVLHRPPAPAVADR, from the coding sequence GTGGACACCGGCCTTCTGATCCTGCGCCTGCTGGTGGGGCTGCTCGTCGCCGGCCACGGTGTGCAGAAGATCAGCTCACACCTGGGCGGCAAGGGGCTCGGGGGCGGCACCGAGGAGTTCCGCGCCGACGGTTTCCGCGGCGGTGCCCTCACCGCCCTGGCCGCGGGCGGTGGTCAGATCGGATCGGGCCTGCTGCTCGCCGCAGGTCTCCTCACCCCGCTCGCCGCGACCGGCGCCATCGGCGTCATGACGGTCGCGCTCACCGTGAAGTGGCGCCACGGGCTCTGGGTGCAGAACGACGGATACGAGTACCCGCTCGTCCTCATCGGTACCGCCGCCGCTCTCGCCGCCACCGGACCCGGCGCCTGGTCCCTGGACGCGGCCCTCGGCCTCACGCCGTACCCGCTGTGGTGGGCGGCCGTCGCGCTCGTGGCCGGTCTCGGCAGCGGGCTCCTCACCCGGCTCGTCCTGCACCGGCCCCCCGCCCCGGCGGTCGCCGACCGCTGA
- a CDS encoding hydrolase, with the protein MFDIDKVQAAPSKDLLTPDNSVMLFVDHQPQMFFGTGSGDRTAIINSTVGLAKAARAFDVPAVLTTVAAESFSGPLLPQLAEVFPKQEVVDRTSMNAWEDEALVAAVKATGRKKIILSGLWTEVCLVLPALSALEQGYEVYVVSDASGGVSPAAHEHALQRMIAAGAVPVTWVQVLLELQRDWARQESYGAVMEIVKAHAGAYGLGVVYAQSVIGEHAAG; encoded by the coding sequence ATGTTCGACATCGACAAGGTGCAGGCCGCCCCGAGCAAGGATCTGCTCACCCCCGACAACTCGGTCATGCTCTTCGTGGACCACCAGCCGCAGATGTTCTTCGGCACCGGTAGCGGAGACCGCACCGCGATCATCAACAGCACCGTGGGTCTCGCCAAGGCGGCGCGGGCGTTCGATGTGCCGGCCGTCCTGACCACCGTCGCCGCCGAGTCGTTCTCCGGGCCCCTGCTGCCCCAGCTCGCCGAGGTGTTCCCCAAGCAGGAGGTCGTCGACCGTACGAGCATGAACGCCTGGGAGGACGAGGCGCTCGTCGCGGCGGTCAAGGCGACCGGGCGTAAGAAGATCATCCTGTCGGGCCTGTGGACCGAGGTCTGCCTGGTGCTGCCCGCGCTCTCCGCCCTGGAGCAGGGTTACGAGGTGTACGTGGTCTCCGACGCGTCCGGCGGCGTCAGCCCCGCGGCCCACGAGCACGCGCTGCAGCGGATGATCGCGGCCGGCGCGGTGCCGGTGACCTGGGTGCAGGTGCTCCTGGAGCTGCAGCGCGACTGGGCGCGTCAGGAGTCGTACGGCGCGGTCATGGAGATCGTCAAGGCGCACGCGGGCGCGTACGGCCTGGGTGTCGTGTACGCGCAGAGCGTCATCGGCGAGCACGCCGCCGGCTGA
- a CDS encoding DUF6243 family protein translates to MTDSKNINNPVGQGGGQRKRLSRAERQNNGPHRNLDRQGAADRKAELVRKMREKARAAEGAGQTGDGTAQS, encoded by the coding sequence GTGACCGACAGCAAGAACATCAACAACCCCGTGGGCCAGGGCGGCGGCCAGCGCAAGAGGCTGTCCCGCGCCGAGCGGCAGAACAACGGTCCGCATCGCAACCTCGACCGCCAGGGTGCCGCCGACCGGAAGGCGGAGCTGGTGCGCAAGATGCGCGAGAAGGCACGCGCGGCCGAGGGCGCCGGGCAGACGGGCGACGGCACCGCACAGAGCTGA